In a single window of the Zea mays cultivar B73 chromosome 5, Zm-B73-REFERENCE-NAM-5.0, whole genome shotgun sequence genome:
- the LOC100282170 gene encoding Ubiquitin-conjugating enzyme E2 variant 1A isoform 1 (isoform 1 is encoded by transcript variant 1), translating into MGSEGSSGPVVVPRNFRLLEELERGEKGIGDGTVSYGMDDADDIYMRSWTGTIIGPPNTVHEGRIYQLKLFCDTDYPDKPPTVRFQTRINMTCVNQETGLVEPSLFPMLGKWEREHTMEDILSSLKREMSTPQNRRLYQPHEGNEDQRVEQKGLSLRCAVM; encoded by the exons atggggtccgagggatCCTCGGGTCCGGTCGTCG TTCCCAGAAACTTTAGGCTGCTAGAAGAACTAGAACGTGGTGAGAAGGGCATTGGTGATGGAACTGTGAGCTATGGGATGGATGATGCTGATGACATATATATGCGGTCCTGGACAGGAACTATCATTGGTCCTCCCAAT ACTGTTCACGAGGGACGAATCTACCAATTAAAGCTGTTTTGTGATACGGATTATCCAGATAAACCACCGACAGTCCGATTCCAGACTCGGATCAATATGACATGCGTGAACCAAGAAACTGGATTG GTTGAACCAAGTCTATTTCCTATGCTTGGCAAGTGGGAAAGGGAACATACAATGGAGGACATCCTGAGCAGCTTAAAAAGGGAGATGTCAACTCCTCAGAACCGCAGGCTGTACCAACCTCATGAAG GTAATGAAGATCAAAGAGTAGAGCAGAAAGGGCTGTCCCTTAGATGTGCCGTCATGTAA
- the LOC100282170 gene encoding ubiquitin-conjugating enzyme E2 variant 1A isoform X2, which translates to MGSEGSSGPVVVPRNFRLLEELERGEKGIGDGTVSYGMDDADDIYMRSWTGTIIGPPNTVHEGRIYQLKLFCDTDYPDKPPTVRFQTRINMTCVNQETGLVEPSLFPMLGKWEREHTMEDILSSLKREMSTPQNRRLYQPHEAGKVARYRNQMSMAVSDLLHYAL; encoded by the exons atggggtccgagggatCCTCGGGTCCGGTCGTCG TTCCCAGAAACTTTAGGCTGCTAGAAGAACTAGAACGTGGTGAGAAGGGCATTGGTGATGGAACTGTGAGCTATGGGATGGATGATGCTGATGACATATATATGCGGTCCTGGACAGGAACTATCATTGGTCCTCCCAAT ACTGTTCACGAGGGACGAATCTACCAATTAAAGCTGTTTTGTGATACGGATTATCCAGATAAACCACCGACAGTCCGATTCCAGACTCGGATCAATATGACATGCGTGAACCAAGAAACTGGATTG GTTGAACCAAGTCTATTTCCTATGCTTGGCAAGTGGGAAAGGGAACATACAATGGAGGACATCCTGAGCAGCTTAAAAAGGGAGATGTCAACTCCTCAGAACCGCAGGCTGTACCAACCTCATGAAG CTGGCAAGGTGGCTAGATACAGGAACCAGATGAGCATGGCCGTCAGCGATCTTCTGCATTATGCGCTGTAG
- the LOC100282170 gene encoding Ubiquitin-conjugating enzyme E2 variant 1A isoform 2 (isoform 2 is encoded by transcript variant 2), producing MGSEGSSGPVVVPRNFRLLEELERGEKGIGDGTVSYGMDDADDIYMRSWTGTIIGPPNTVHEGRIYQLKLFCDTDYPDKPPTVRFQTRINMTCVNQETGLVEPSLFPMLGKWEREHTMEDILSSLKREMSTPQNRRLYQPHEEAGKVARYRNQMSMAVSDLLHYAL from the exons atggggtccgagggatCCTCGGGTCCGGTCGTCG TTCCCAGAAACTTTAGGCTGCTAGAAGAACTAGAACGTGGTGAGAAGGGCATTGGTGATGGAACTGTGAGCTATGGGATGGATGATGCTGATGACATATATATGCGGTCCTGGACAGGAACTATCATTGGTCCTCCCAAT ACTGTTCACGAGGGACGAATCTACCAATTAAAGCTGTTTTGTGATACGGATTATCCAGATAAACCACCGACAGTCCGATTCCAGACTCGGATCAATATGACATGCGTGAACCAAGAAACTGGATTG GTTGAACCAAGTCTATTTCCTATGCTTGGCAAGTGGGAAAGGGAACATACAATGGAGGACATCCTGAGCAGCTTAAAAAGGGAGATGTCAACTCCTCAGAACCGCAGGCTGTACCAACCTCATGAAG AAGCTGGCAAGGTGGCTAGATACAGGAACCAGATGAGCATGGCCGTCAGCGATCTTCTGCATTATGCGCTGTAG
- the LOC100381589 gene encoding uncharacterized protein isoform X2, producing MHRRLATAATAPALRRFSHHSARPQPDPRHVSRWDIQVAMRCGCPSIDRKVVNSGKRLRAYVGLDEGEVCSQCNLRGSCDRAYVKARKEDVGRTVDVMRILLTYGLDVITGNVDNRACLNKSVKESIKILLSEVVEVDSRGPGSSTVKAAQRKGQSAVPMKQGDWNCPKCDFLNFAKNIKCLRCDGEFQERYQLLHEDREHLPLKKGDWICKRCNFLNFAKNTRCLQCHEKPTNRLLNPGEWECVSCNYVNFKRNGFCLKCGWKRPKSLNNQDSVKLCHDLEHSKNPRISFVQDGVQMKGWQSLQKKGSPSDTDLDFWSADDEEGGSRDNDTLLRQKDYRFLESFPIVGGRTANSQDLLAREKWKDEMSRRNKGLQTTESQESNRPSSHCRLPRSMELVDSDDDIASWFSGGDNNNRNLDKV from the exons ATGCACCGCCGCCTTGCCACCGCGGCCACAGCGCCCGCGCTCCGGCGGTTCTCGCACCACAGCGCGCGTCCCCAGCCTGACCCAAG GCATGTATCAAGATGGGATATTCAGGTTGCCATGCGATGTGGTTGTCCCAGCATTGACAGAAAGGTTGTAAACTCTGGGAAGCGATTGCGGGCTTATGTAGGACTTGATGAAGGAGAG GTTTGCAGCCAATGCAATTTAAGAGGAAGTTGTGATAGGGCATATGTGAAGGCTCGGAAAGAGGACGTTGGAAGAACTGTGGATGTTATGCGCATCCTTTTGACTTACGGTCTTGATGTTATTACCGGCAATGTAGATAATAGAGCATGCCTGAACAAATCTGTCAAGGAATCAATAAAGATCCTACTAAGCGAGGTTGTTGAGGTGGATTCTAGGGGACCTGGTTCCAGCACTGTGAAAGCTGCACAGCGCAAAGGTCAATCTGCTGTACCCATGAAGCAGGGTGATTGGAATTGTCCCAA ATGTGACTTTCTGAACTTTGCAAAGAATATCAAATGTTTGCGCTGCGATGGAGAATTCCAAGAGAGGTATCAGTTGTTGCATGAAGACCGAGAGCATCTGCCTCTCAAAAAGGGTGACTGGATATGCAAAAG GTGCAACTTTTTGAATTTTGCTAAGAATACAAGATGCTTGCAATGTCATGAGAAACCAACAAACCGTTTACTCAACCCAGGAGAATGGGAGTGTGTCTC GTGTAACTATgtgaacttcaagaggaatgggtTCTGCTTGAAATGTGGCTGGAAAAGACCAAAGTCTCTAAACAATCAAGATAGTGTCAAATTGTGTCATGATTTAGAGCATAGTAAGAATCCACGTATTTCATTTGTTCAAGATGGTGTCCAGATGAAGGGGTGGCAAAGTCTGCAAAAGAAGGGTTCACCATCCGACACAGATTTGGATTTCTGGAGTGCAGACGACGAAGAGGGTGGTAGCAGGGATAATGATACGCTGCTGCGACAGAAGGACTACAGATTTCTTGAGAGTTTTCCCATTGTCGGTGGCAGGACTGCTAATTCCCAAGATCTTCTTGCAAGGGAGAAGTGGAAGGATGAAATGTCCAGGAGAAATAAAGGCCTTCAAACTACGGAATCGCAAGAAAGCAATCGGCCTTCTAGCCACTGCCGTCTTCCAAGAAGCATGGAGCTGGTTGACTCTGATGATGATATTGCTTCTTGGTTTTCGGGTGGGGATAATAATAATAGGAACCTGGATAAGGTATAA
- the LOC100381589 gene encoding uncharacterized protein isoform X1, translating into MEHLLRQGHVDPSTFAAASLSSKDANAVRTACLRFGRQRPELIRHVSRWDIQVAMRCGCPSIDRKVVNSGKRLRAYVGLDEGEVCSQCNLRGSCDRAYVKARKEDVGRTVDVMRILLTYGLDVITGNVDNRACLNKSVKESIKILLSEVVEVDSRGPGSSTVKAAQRKGQSAVPMKQGDWNCPKCDFLNFAKNIKCLRCDGEFQERYQLLHEDREHLPLKKGDWICKRCNFLNFAKNTRCLQCHEKPTNRLLNPGEWECVSCNYVNFKRNGFCLKCGWKRPKSLNNQDSVKLCHDLEHSKNPRISFVQDGVQMKGWQSLQKKGSPSDTDLDFWSADDEEGGSRDNDTLLRQKDYRFLESFPIVGGRTANSQDLLAREKWKDEMSRRNKGLQTTESQESNRPSSHCRLPRSMELVDSDDDIASWFSGGDNNNRNLDKV; encoded by the exons ATGGAGCACCTCCTCCGTCAAGGCCACGTTGACCCCTCCACCTTCGCCGCCGCCTCGCTGTCTTCTAAGGACGCCAACGCTGTCCGCACCGCCTGCCTCCGATTCGGGCGCCAGCGGCCGGAGCTCATCAG GCATGTATCAAGATGGGATATTCAGGTTGCCATGCGATGTGGTTGTCCCAGCATTGACAGAAAGGTTGTAAACTCTGGGAAGCGATTGCGGGCTTATGTAGGACTTGATGAAGGAGAG GTTTGCAGCCAATGCAATTTAAGAGGAAGTTGTGATAGGGCATATGTGAAGGCTCGGAAAGAGGACGTTGGAAGAACTGTGGATGTTATGCGCATCCTTTTGACTTACGGTCTTGATGTTATTACCGGCAATGTAGATAATAGAGCATGCCTGAACAAATCTGTCAAGGAATCAATAAAGATCCTACTAAGCGAGGTTGTTGAGGTGGATTCTAGGGGACCTGGTTCCAGCACTGTGAAAGCTGCACAGCGCAAAGGTCAATCTGCTGTACCCATGAAGCAGGGTGATTGGAATTGTCCCAA ATGTGACTTTCTGAACTTTGCAAAGAATATCAAATGTTTGCGCTGCGATGGAGAATTCCAAGAGAGGTATCAGTTGTTGCATGAAGACCGAGAGCATCTGCCTCTCAAAAAGGGTGACTGGATATGCAAAAG GTGCAACTTTTTGAATTTTGCTAAGAATACAAGATGCTTGCAATGTCATGAGAAACCAACAAACCGTTTACTCAACCCAGGAGAATGGGAGTGTGTCTC GTGTAACTATgtgaacttcaagaggaatgggtTCTGCTTGAAATGTGGCTGGAAAAGACCAAAGTCTCTAAACAATCAAGATAGTGTCAAATTGTGTCATGATTTAGAGCATAGTAAGAATCCACGTATTTCATTTGTTCAAGATGGTGTCCAGATGAAGGGGTGGCAAAGTCTGCAAAAGAAGGGTTCACCATCCGACACAGATTTGGATTTCTGGAGTGCAGACGACGAAGAGGGTGGTAGCAGGGATAATGATACGCTGCTGCGACAGAAGGACTACAGATTTCTTGAGAGTTTTCCCATTGTCGGTGGCAGGACTGCTAATTCCCAAGATCTTCTTGCAAGGGAGAAGTGGAAGGATGAAATGTCCAGGAGAAATAAAGGCCTTCAAACTACGGAATCGCAAGAAAGCAATCGGCCTTCTAGCCACTGCCGTCTTCCAAGAAGCATGGAGCTGGTTGACTCTGATGATGATATTGCTTCTTGGTTTTCGGGTGGGGATAATAATAATAGGAACCTGGATAAGGTATAA
- the LOC100381589 gene encoding uncharacterized protein LOC100381589 — protein sequence MHRRLATAATAPALRRFSHHSARPQPDPRFAFLCSEVDNLDLSPSHKSSPRPPHREQFQVLEELRSDLALAGDAPAGVAIAHPWPEWISLMEHLLRQGHVDPSTFAAASLSSKDANAVRTACLRFGRQRPELIRHVSRWDIQVAMRCGCPSIDRKVVNSGKRLRAYVGLDEGEVCSQCNLRGSCDRAYVKARKEDVGRTVDVMRILLTYGLDVITGNVDNRACLNKSVKESIKILLSEVVEVDSRGPGSSTVKAAQRKGQSAVPMKQGDWNCPKCDFLNFAKNIKCLRCDGEFQERYQLLHEDREHLPLKKGDWICKRCNFLNFAKNTRCLQCHEKPTNRLLNPGEWECVSCNYVNFKRNGFCLKCGWKRPKSLNNQDSVKLCHDLEHSKNPRISFVQDGVQMKGWQSLQKKGSPSDTDLDFWSADDEEGGSRDNDTLLRQKDYRFLESFPIVGGRTANSQDLLAREKWKDEMSRRNKGLQTTESQESNRPSSHCRLPRSMELVDSDDDIASWFSGGDNNNRNLDKV from the exons ATGCACCGCCGCCTTGCCACCGCGGCCACAGCGCCCGCGCTCCGGCGGTTCTCGCACCACAGCGCGCGTCCCCAGCCTGACCCAAGGTTCGCCTTCCTATGCTCCGAGGTCGACAACCTCGACCTCTCCCCCTCTCATAAATCATCGCCACGGCCTCCCCATAGAGAGCAATTCCAGGTGTTAGAAGAGCTAAGAAGCGACCTTGCTCTTGCTGGAGACGCTCCGGCGGGTGTGGCTATAGCGCATCCGTGGCCGGAGTGGATTTCTCTGATGGAGCACCTCCTCCGTCAAGGCCACGTTGACCCCTCCACCTTCGCCGCCGCCTCGCTGTCTTCTAAGGACGCCAACGCTGTCCGCACCGCCTGCCTCCGATTCGGGCGCCAGCGGCCGGAGCTCATCAG GCATGTATCAAGATGGGATATTCAGGTTGCCATGCGATGTGGTTGTCCCAGCATTGACAGAAAGGTTGTAAACTCTGGGAAGCGATTGCGGGCTTATGTAGGACTTGATGAAGGAGAG GTTTGCAGCCAATGCAATTTAAGAGGAAGTTGTGATAGGGCATATGTGAAGGCTCGGAAAGAGGACGTTGGAAGAACTGTGGATGTTATGCGCATCCTTTTGACTTACGGTCTTGATGTTATTACCGGCAATGTAGATAATAGAGCATGCCTGAACAAATCTGTCAAGGAATCAATAAAGATCCTACTAAGCGAGGTTGTTGAGGTGGATTCTAGGGGACCTGGTTCCAGCACTGTGAAAGCTGCACAGCGCAAAGGTCAATCTGCTGTACCCATGAAGCAGGGTGATTGGAATTGTCCCAA ATGTGACTTTCTGAACTTTGCAAAGAATATCAAATGTTTGCGCTGCGATGGAGAATTCCAAGAGAGGTATCAGTTGTTGCATGAAGACCGAGAGCATCTGCCTCTCAAAAAGGGTGACTGGATATGCAAAAG GTGCAACTTTTTGAATTTTGCTAAGAATACAAGATGCTTGCAATGTCATGAGAAACCAACAAACCGTTTACTCAACCCAGGAGAATGGGAGTGTGTCTC GTGTAACTATgtgaacttcaagaggaatgggtTCTGCTTGAAATGTGGCTGGAAAAGACCAAAGTCTCTAAACAATCAAGATAGTGTCAAATTGTGTCATGATTTAGAGCATAGTAAGAATCCACGTATTTCATTTGTTCAAGATGGTGTCCAGATGAAGGGGTGGCAAAGTCTGCAAAAGAAGGGTTCACCATCCGACACAGATTTGGATTTCTGGAGTGCAGACGACGAAGAGGGTGGTAGCAGGGATAATGATACGCTGCTGCGACAGAAGGACTACAGATTTCTTGAGAGTTTTCCCATTGTCGGTGGCAGGACTGCTAATTCCCAAGATCTTCTTGCAAGGGAGAAGTGGAAGGATGAAATGTCCAGGAGAAATAAAGGCCTTCAAACTACGGAATCGCAAGAAAGCAATCGGCCTTCTAGCCACTGCCGTCTTCCAAGAAGCATGGAGCTGGTTGACTCTGATGATGATATTGCTTCTTGGTTTTCGGGTGGGGATAATAATAATAGGAACCTGGATAAGGTATAA